One Uloborus diversus isolate 005 chromosome 7, Udiv.v.3.1, whole genome shotgun sequence genomic window, ACTTTTTCTTCccccatttgttttaaaaatagttatgactgttttaaattgaatttattatcttcttaataatttttttttttttgccatttgctTACACTATTATTTAAAgacttcaatgttttttttaatgaaaatttttctgaacATCTTATGAtgcattctttaaaattgtaattattatcacttaaaattaaacaaatttgaagaaaagggAGGAGAAAATTGGAAATGTCAATACACAATAAGATAATTTTGTAAAAGAATTATACACTAAAATGTTTACTTacagccattttgtttttttaatttactgataTTCAAAATGGAGTCTTTCCTgtatgaagaaagttttaaaatatgtttttttatatttttgaaaatgaatattttttaactaaaaatattgcatgtacaTATACATTATTTTAAAGCTAGAATTTAGTTTAAATGTAAATAGCAAAAATGGCTTTGGCCAATTTTTCGGAATGTATTGGGATTTTAAATTCGAATTTATTCAGTTGTGCttcttgaatttttgtttatgtacagatgttttttttctatttggaaAAATACGGGTAAAATGAACACTTTTGTGTATGTTATCAAGAAGTTTTTATTAGAAAACATTCGAATTTTAAGTCCTAATGCAAGTCATACCTGAGTGATACGTGATCTATattgtgattattttttaataagatgAAATTTATTGCGAAAGTGTAGCATTTAGAACAGGTTGTAAATAGGTTTAATAAAGCATCAAAGAGAAGattgtaaatataattttatcgacactatttttaaatgaatctGTTATCAAAGAGACTACTAGTTTTATGGGTTGTTTTCTGTACAGCAAAGATATGTAAAAATGTCTTGAAAATTGTTGGCTttcatcatttatatatatatatatataaatattaaataaataattaaaagtgatTCTTGTATTGTCAATTTGTGTTCATTGTTCTTGCTTtgttatgaaaaaaatgaaagtcctcatgtcaattttttttgcatgGAACATGTTCAAACGTTGTTCTTTGCATAATCCATTTGTACACGCGTGAcacttctatatatatatatttgtattttattccatgtacttatagtttttttttatatttcaatttaagGAACCTTTATACAAAGTATTGACTTTCTGAAAggttttgttgtatttttttaaactgatgctTTTCACGTGTTGAGTTTGTGACATGTTACACCTGTAACCACAACGCatatacaaatcattatttttaagtggaaaatttttgtttagaaAGTTGGCACTTGATATTAAGATTCGTAATGGTTCCTTAtagattattacagacagtattcaagagaaatattattcagacAAGAATCATCATggtgagtgagttttaacagggaagaatgaggctaacttggaaacgattcgagatttcaagctcaaAAACGTAACGAGGGAAATTCGAGCATGgtggactatgatcattcttccccgtggccCTTCAATTAAAAACCAAGGTTTAAGTTCCTGGAACAAAGTACAAATATATGCGTAAACAATTTAATAATCCAAAAAGACACCCTTCACTTGTCAACCCACACCACCTTGCTGAAATTGAAATGGACTACTTAGTGTAGTTGGGCTCAGGGCTGTAGCCATAGCCAAAGAGAGGGGCCAAAGGTCGGTTAGATGCCACCAGGTTGGACTGGAAACGTTTTGCCCATAACAAGATAACCCTTCTTTAATCCTCTTGCAATCTTCAATGTAAAAAACCTCCCTGACCCGCAGTTATTTGTCTTAACGGCTCATTGCCCCTAATGGTTGTCATTATTTGTGATGGATCACTATAATGACAAAACTCATTAACAATAACTTaattatttacacatttttacaaaatttttataaaaggtgtaacaaaaaagaaagtaagttTATGCTTTGAACCACGCTAGTTCATAAAACAATTGTTCAGTCCTGTTCCTTTGTCCTGGAACTGCTTTTGGGATTGTGACTAGATTCTTTCTTGAGCTAAAGAACCTCATATTACCTACTTCTTCCAAGTTCCTCAATATGTTCAGTTTGCGTTGCCATTCCATGACGTGCAGGTGAATTTCGACACACAAGTGGTTAATTTTctagtaaaagaaataaagtaacaTCTTTAtggacatatttttaaaaaatatttttatctgccAACCAAATAGAGAAAGCAACAATAATAGGCACGTATGATAGTTTTCCACTGTAATTATTTAAACAtcaaaagaactaaaaaaaatgtaaggCTCAGCAACAAATTTCACTTAAGATCGTGGGCGGAAGATTCTTAATAATTGGAAAATTTGTTACTATCGTGGAGCATCTTCTTAAtacaatggcttttttttttctttttcaacctcTGGTCGCCCACTACAAAGGGCTGGTGTACATAATATTCTCATCTGCCCTTTTATACACTATGTCTCTGCCGAGTATAACGTGATATTTCTTGTTGAGTTTCATTGAGGTAAACATGACTGTTTCCATTTTTTCTTCTACCAAGTAGGATTTGTGAAGTGTATtcgtttctttcagtcaaaagtgaATACTGTAGCGAAAATTCACCAAAGAATGAGTCGAGCATATAGAGAGAGCATTATGAGGGATGGTTGGTTGGTGTCGTATCCAACAAGAACTCAAATAGATCCTTTGGTGAGACTGCTCCAGCGAGCTGCACTATAATCTTCTGTGTCTATAATCTCCGTCAAATGGGTATGCTCCTATGTTCTGTAGAAGTGCCAGTATTGCTAGGCAGTTGAAAATGTGACCTACCTGATTAAGTTCTTCATCAGAACAATTTCTACATAAGTCTTTGTTTGCTTTTGTTTTCATGCCAACAAAGGGGCCTGTTCTTAATCTGGTAATTATCTTTGTGATCCCGCTGTTGGCACCTATCTCACATATTCAGGGATCTACTTTGATGGTTTTCTCTTTAAGTCGATATCGGGCAATGGCACTTGCGTCATCAAATGTGACGAGGTTTTTGGTAGATCCCTTGCCTCTTTAGCCAGTTCATCAGCTGCCTCATTGCCGTCGACTCCCACACGTGCAGGTATCCATTGCATGTGGTGTATGTTTTCCTCGTTTGATCAATTACTTCAAGTAATCTGTGTATTTCCTGCATGAGCCTTGAGATTCCATGAGCCTTCAGAGCAGCTTTGGAATCACCAGTCCATTACCTTTATTTAAATCATTCAAATTGTTGTATCCCTCAAGGCCTCTTGAATAGCTTTCAACTCACACGTGAAATTAGAAGTTATACCTGCTCCATGTCTTAGTTCAGTTGTCTGGTGGTATAATGTCGACTCTGTTTCTTCCTCAAAAGATTGTTTCATCTGAGGAACCGTCTGTATAAGCTTGGACTAGTGTGGCGTTAGAATGCGTCTCCACTGCTctgagttttttggttttaataaCATCAAgagctttctttttttgagcagtgtTCAACAAGATTAAGGAATGTTTTAGTGTTTTTCGGAATACCAGAGGGTAGTGAAGGCTCTATCAATGCAGTGTGAAAACTGACTGAGTTCCATTCTTTTTCTGATCTCATCGCCGTAAGTCAAAGATCTTTTGAGTCTTGACTTATTGTTCCAATCTCTTCTGGAGAAAAGGTTCTTCTGGAGATATGCCCTGTGTCTCGGCTTTGTGTTTTATTAGTGAACTTGATTGTaagatattttcttctttgttgCACTGTTAGAAGCCCACATTCCTGTTCTGCCTTTAAGTTGTTGATAGATGAGACCGCTTCTAATGTGATTTTTGCAGCTTGTCGCTTGAGCCTAGATCTTGTATGAGTGATGGTGTTGTTCCCGAATAGTGTTTAAGGTTTCAAAATGACCGAACCAATGTGCAAGTTGAAGAGGCATAAAGGAAGCAAGTTGCAACTACAGACGAATTTGTTCAACTAGTTGACCAAGTGGTTAAGGAAAATCGAAGGTCACTATAAGTGAATTATCGCTGAAGGAATTGACTTGAGAGGCAACGCTTCTAAAATTACCGGAAGCTCAAATATACCTTTACAACTCACTTTAAATCATTGGCGGCAAGATTTATGAAATGAGTGTTTAGTTTCATTGCTTATGCCCGAATATAACAAAAGCCTCTATTGTCAAGGTGATTACGTAGTGAAGCAACATTTATTGTTTACTACTTtgggtattaaaattattattattattttgtattcaaCCATCTTTCCAGTATCAAAGCCTATccaaagttgggggggggggggaaaccttgtatttgtataaagatatatttttgttttatgtatgtcTTGAAGAAGATTTCAAACTTGTTAAGTCAATGCGAATTATGTTTCTGTacgaagaaaatgaaaaactagGTTGTTGACGTTTATTTTTTGGAGGAAAGATTGTGAAACTGGTTTATAGCATTTCGATTTCAGTCTCTAGTTTTCGTACTTCAGTCTGTTTTGTCTTGTGAAACTGATGAAACATTTCATTAAAAGATTCCATCTTTTAGAATTAATGTAGTATTTCAGTTATAGATTCCGTGTTGCAGAACTAGTTCGACATTTTAAGTTTCAGATTCCCTTTCTGGAACTAATTTAGCTTTTCAATCTAAGATCTAATctactgaaaaataataaatacgaGACGCATTTTGTAAGATTGTAAACATGTTCTCTTTTGTTTCTTATTTGAGATTGGGAAAAGTGTAAAGAGGAACTCATAGGCTCTAGGTCATGTCGGTCTACTACTCCGTTTCCAATTCTATTTTATTTAGATGTATTTTGTGTTTCACTGATTTCTTGAAACATATCTACGTCGAGGAGAAAACCGTTGATGATCTGAATTTCAATATGACTTGTTATTttcaatgagaattttttttttttttttttttttttttttttatcatcaagtGAAACTATTTCTGAGAGCAAATATCTCAAAACAATTCAATAATGAATTTTCTTTCAGAAGGGTGGAAGAAAAGGTAATGGTTTAAGTTTTGCATCATCGaaatcatagattttttttctctctgtgaGTTCCGGGGTTGCTCAAGGGTGTTTATGACTTTTGCAGTCAAGTATTAACGCAACCATTGGCTGCCTGAAACTTCTGTTCAAGAGGTTACCAAGGGAGAAGTCCAGACCTCTTAGTTAGGGCCAATATAATtgtacagtagatcctcgttttacgcgggtgttacgttccacagaaatgccgcgtaaatcgaaaccgcgtaaattgagacctaatactagtgctaaaataggggtttggttccgtagataacaacatacttcattctagtgctgactaattgtataataagtttaatgtgtacttatgccgacttttatgcacaacatacaTAAAGAAAacgtaaattaatttcgtgttctgtttataaagaggaactgcagtcctcggctggaattgactgagctggcggtgtatttcatgcatcaTGTTATTTAATAGTGTTTATTGAAGCTTTTCTATgctgtagggtagaccggggcacgtttacgcggttttttttcaatgaattttctaatttttatgttttaacttaggaaattttcgaCATGacgattttatgaagcagttattggggtcaaaattggtatattcagttgttattcagtttgtgtttttaacagttaaaaaaaatatttttgagtccaagtcagttgcgtaaacttgccccgtatacggggcacatttacgcatatttattttgacacttaacgtggttctgttagtgttttgaacataatgtcttaccatcgttaaaataaagcaaatttcttacagaatgaatagtgtataaagtaaaaactgaatgggtatgaagacagcactacattgTTCtaacctataagatacgaatttgtaactcaatttaaaaaaaatggtgattttcaaaactaaatagcctgaaaatactaaaaaggtttgagacagtttggagtgaaaaaaagagtcagggcacgtttagaagtaagacaaagTAAGAAcatgcgtaaaggtgctccgacgtcaacgcgtaaagtTGCCCCTGTCTCcgaagtttggatttattttttaagtgaaaataattaataatacttcGCTTTGTACaggtacaattctcaaaaaaggataaaattctgctaatttttatatatttggtCTTAActaattattctttttcacaataagcttcaaaacgttcaacacaaaacttactaAACTTGatagaaaacaaattattatttctgcatgGTAGGCCGAagttcgactgatgctcaaaaacttgcgagaatatgtgctagagagcagcatcaaactggtacgactgttggctctccagttataattcgtttggaaaaaaggacactgcgtaaatgtgcccccATGCGTAAACATGCCCCCGTCTACCCTACTAAAACTAGTATTCGATTCTCTTTAAATATATGCACTTACTTCAAACAAACCCTTCTGGAGCATGTATTCTAAAACGTTCCATTCGTCGCCTTCGATGTCCAACTTGAGCACATCGATGGTTTTATTTTGATGGCCAAGCATATCCATTATACTATCTAAAGTTCTCATTCTCCACGTCATCATTTGTTTCAGCAGAAATCTAATGAAGAAGCGAAATGCAATTTCAGTTTTGAGCAAGAatacaatacaaaaaatatttttcttttatggattTACTGAAACATCTTCTAATTAACTTCCTTTATGGATCTGGTTATAAAAACAATGCATCTAAATGTAATGTTTTAGATATTAAGATAGAAAAATGAATAGCATTTTACATTGCAGCTAAAAGTAAATTTAGTGTCACTTTGAAGCACTTATGTTATGACTTATACTATAAAttctcaattatcgaaatatcttcgTTTTTGCGAATATCAGAGTTTTGTAGAAGCGAGCACGTGAAGAGTACATGAGTTTTGTTTAATCCAAGAATTCATAAAACAGagatagaaaaaagtttcatgatggccacaacataccagATGGTTttcggcagtaaatttgtactttcaaaaaaaaaaaaaaaaaaaagaaaaaaaaagtggaatattCACTTTTTCCcccatagggcaaagtgaaaaatgaaatatttttcgaatgaaatattttctgtttggttttaaaaatatttttcattagatAAATGaggaaataaagtaataaaagaataaatggatagataatgaaacaacaaacgaataaataaataaattagttaatatacGAGAAAAAACAAATGAGGGACTAAAATagggaatgaataaaaaaacatgaGTGATTAATAAATGTGCGAATTAATAAATTAAGGACTGTGaaataactaattaataaatgattacgtAAGTGACTtaataatgattaaataaattagtgaaatgaattattttactttgccccgcatgcactttaCTAActgtaaaaaacatttaaaataaaaataaacttaaaattaaataaacattgcacCGGTAGGTctcaaattaatatttgaaatgttaacaaCAAGTTCCTAATCATTTTgtaataactaataatttttgCTTTCCAGCAAAGTTTTACAtttgcatcaatttttgaaaatcgcttctattatcatattctttgattttcagagttaacatttcttttttttgactggaatcgACTACATGTCTTATTGCATAGTTATAATATTATcagatagatggcgctaaaaaaaagcaaatatctcACCATTTCACATTGTCCCATATTCCCCAACTTTTACGGTTATTTCTTCTCCTTAGATTGTCGCGAGATCTGTCTATTGAATTCTGAATCACGACAATAGGAATTCATTTTGGCTGCTTTCAGGATTTTTGtactgtttgtttattttttgctcataggataacggcaccagtaacagacatgcttaagacattgctctcaggttaactcaattttctgagccttttaacgtatttagacttttaaaactatttttctctcatgtaaCTAgtctacatctcatctaacgtttaaCTGCTTCTGGgtcctctgaatgagttaattctattttttttttgttcaatttcgaaaaaaggtccgacccccagtaacagacaacaACTCCGATgacacccagtaacagataggatgcgGAGagaatgagtaatggacagaattccccttttctattcaaaatatgcaaaagttctttatttttagatctaaaaccttattaaatgcaaatgaacatgaaacaccgacAGACCTCGTGGtatctgttcataaccttccaccactgccttgtaaataccaactggctcataaaattcattctgataacactagatggttgcaccgtattcattggtcgcagcaacatcagtttaacccgcctaaaattctgaatatttaaatccaaacttacgactgtctgttaccggacccttgtctgttactggtgctgttaccctagtggtgaaaaaatctttaaaattacgtCTTAACTTGAAAATCTGATGAACTATTAAATAAGTTATGGTTTACCTACGAAAAAACACCCTTTCGAACTAATATATAAGatactttttaaagatatttatttaaaaaattatcaatctACCTGTCTTCGTTAAAATTTGATATTCCTAAGCGGTAGAACCAAATATTAGGCTTGTGTTGATGATTGTCCAATTTCATGCTGGGGTCAAAGGTGAAGACCTGACAACCAAACCTCTCCGCGGCTTCTTCAAAAGACCATTCGTCGTTTTCCCTGAAATGATTGGTTCATCAATATCTTCTCTAAAACtagcatcaaattaaaaaaaaaatcatagcaatTACTAACCCAAAAGAATAGACTAAACAAGATGGTCCCAGGGGATGCCCAGAATCCTGACAAAGGACCTTATCACCATCTGTTCTGTTTTTAGAATCTTTAGTGCCGCCCAGTGAGAGAGCTGCATTGCAAAGAGTTGTGGGATGCTGGACATAGTAGAGTAACTTTTGGAATTCATTACCTAAATATATTTCGAAttagagtcattccatgtcaagtgatccaaagttttttccctcacctttttgtatttttttgaaatttggctcatcgattgtaccctttgaggtaatcaaaagtccaaatttttagatttttatctctattatttttttatttatgacactttgatttttcgaaaaaccctctttttttcatggatgcttgaacataaaatggacgataactcagcaccaaatatagatagaaagatttggtaaaaagcattttaaagtacattagttgctgtttaatgggatatgcaacatgactaatttcaaaaaaaatttaatttaaaaaaaatgaaatttaaattttaaatttaaatttttcaaaaaaggtataatgaaattttttttttaaattctcaaaaatctttgtatattttatctttatttgtgcaaagtttcaagttgggatctcaatgggatcatatttttatgaatttttaaataaaatttgacttatgaaataatgacatttttcagattctaactagttaaaaatggggttctctcactagggatggtctagtaagtagtaattgatcctaattatgcttgaaatgagctgacgtgaatttgtaaattggcaagcatccccccccccccccgcaccaccacttttattttttttttcaaaactattttcaaaatgtaaaaaataaataaat contains:
- the LOC129226349 gene encoding probable methyltransferase-like protein 24 — its product is MGIIEEDLSNEFQKLLYYVQHPTTLCNAALSLGGTKDSKNRTDGDKVLCQDSGHPLGPSCLVYSFGENDEWSFEEAAERFGCQVFTFDPSMKLDNHQHKPNIWFYRLGISNFNEDRFLLKQMMTWRMRTLDSIMDMLGHQNKTIDVLKLDIEGDEWNVLEYMLQKGLFEKINHLCVEIHLHVMEWQRKLNILRNLEEVGNMRFFSSRKNLVTIPKAVPGQRNRTEQLFYELAWFKA